Proteins from one Oncorhynchus tshawytscha isolate Ot180627B linkage group LG16, Otsh_v2.0, whole genome shotgun sequence genomic window:
- the LOC112215993 gene encoding syntenin-1-like produces the protein MSLYPSLEDLKVDKVMKAQAQFAHTTATPAIAEGTYQPQAAGLGMPSTTLYPNLEDLGEYMGLSLNSDEVQRNMALVPMADNQVAVPSGMGIGGMVSPVTGSDVGIRRAEIRPGLREIILCKDQDKKVGLRLRAIDNGVFIQLVQANSPAALGGLRFGDQVLQINGQNCAGWSLDKAHKVLKAAAETRIELIIRDRPFQRTVTMHKDSSGHVGFIFKSGNITSLVKDGSAARNGLLTDHYICEINGQNVIGLKDAQIKDILTTSPTAMTITIMPKFIYEHMIKRMSSGLLRSAMDHSVPEV, from the exons ATGTCGCTGTATCCATCTCTCGAGGATCTTAAGGTGGACAAGGTCATGAAG GCCCAAGCCCAATTTGCCCATACCACTGCTACCCCAGCCATCGCTGAGGGGACCTACCAGCCGCAGGCTGCTGGCCTGGGGATGCCATCAACAA CCCTGTACCCTAACCTGGAGGATCTGGGAGAGTACATGGGCCTGAGCCTCAACAGTGATGAGGTGCAGAGGAACATGGCCCTGGTGCCCATGGCAGACAAT CAGGTGGCAGTGCCCTCAGGCATGGGCATCGGTGGCATGGTGAGTCCTGTGACTGGGTCAGACGTGGGGATCAGGAGGGCAGAGATCCGACCCGGCCTGCGTGAAATCATCCTCTGTAAGGACCAGGATAAGAAGGTCGGCCTGAGGCTGAGGGCCATCGACAAT GGAGTGTTTATCCAGTTGGTTCAAGCCAACTCCCCGGCCGCCCTGGGGGGTCTGCGCTTCGGGGACCAGGTCCTCCAGATCAACGGGCAGAACTGTGCTGGCTGGAGCCTGGACAAGGCCCACAAAGTCCTGAAGGCCGCGGCCGAAACCCGCATCGAGCTCATCATCCGGGACAG GCCGTTCCAGCGTACTGTCACCATGCACAAAGACAGCTCGGGTCACGTTGGGTTCATCTTCAAGTCGGGCAACATCACTTCGCTGGTCAAGGATGGTTCGGCCGCTCGCAATGGCCTTCTGACCGACCACTACATCTGTGAGATCAATGGCCAGAATGTTATCGGCCTCAAG GACGCTCAGATCAAGGACATCCTGACCACCTCCCCTACAGCTATGACCATCACCATCATGCCCAAGTTCATCTACGAACACATGATCAAGAG aaTGTCCAGCGGTCTCCTGCGATCAGCCATGGACCACTCTGTGCCAGAGGTGTGA